Proteins encoded by one window of Mycolicibacterium cosmeticum:
- a CDS encoding cytochrome c oxidase subunit 3, with product MTRAVAADSRRSQAAGHLPGEGSMWFFVIGDLLIFGGYFVGYMYFRAQEHAVFLAAQARLNVVVGAVNTIMLLTSSLFVALGVAAARTGRARDAARLLGVGWAFGAAFPLLKLLEYVPEITAGLTPGTNAFFMFYFVMTGLHLCHVLLGLVILGFVIRNLLAQPRLSFVETGATYWHMVDVLWLILFALLYLMR from the coding sequence ATGACCCGTGCCGTCGCCGCCGATTCACGTAGGTCACAGGCGGCCGGTCACCTCCCCGGCGAAGGGAGCATGTGGTTCTTCGTCATCGGTGACCTGCTCATCTTCGGCGGCTATTTCGTGGGCTACATGTATTTCCGCGCCCAGGAGCACGCCGTGTTCTTGGCCGCTCAGGCCCGGCTGAATGTGGTTGTGGGCGCGGTGAACACGATCATGTTGCTGACCAGTTCACTGTTCGTGGCGCTGGGTGTCGCGGCCGCCCGCACCGGCCGGGCGCGGGACGCGGCCCGACTGCTCGGCGTGGGGTGGGCGTTCGGCGCCGCCTTTCCCCTGCTGAAGCTGTTGGAGTACGTGCCGGAGATCACCGCCGGCCTGACACCGGGAACGAACGCGTTCTTCATGTTCTATTTCGTGATGACGGGCCTGCACCTGTGCCACGTGCTGTTGGGCCTGGTGATCCTGGGCTTCGTCATCCGCAATCTGCTTGCACAACCGAGGCTTTCGTTCGTGGAGACCGGTGCCACCTACTGGCACATGGTCGACGTGCTGTGGTTGATCCTGTTCGCCTTGCTCTATCTGATGAGGTGA